In Mycobacterium sp. JS623, one genomic interval encodes:
- a CDS encoding amino acid permease — translation MPEGHEQLNEDEQHLAKLGYVQELQRSWSGFSNFAISFSIISILAGCFTSFGLGWNNGGPAAIAWGWPIVSAFILIIGLCMSELVSAFPTSGGIYWWASKLGGVKAGFYTGWLNLIGLIAILASVAYGCATFLDLTLGTFSEGWLAGYSLTRTFIIFLIILAISATINIFSSHLLAVINNISVWWHVAGAAAVILILWAVPEQHASFGDVFAKTINNTGIFGGATSGFGFLLFVLPISAILTQYTITGYDASAHLSEETKSAANAAARGIWQSIFYSAIGGWILLLTFLFAVQDSDAVSANGGAVATIFSQALTSKWMATVLFISTAGQFFCTVACQTSASRMLFAFSRDRAVPGHQLWSKLTTKRVPANGVMITALIAAIITVPAIVAVKIPINGQDVPSPVAFFAVVSIGVVGLYLCFAVPIYYRWKAGDSFQQGSWNLGNHWKWMCPVAVIEIIVTSVVAMFPTSLGGMPWDPSFELKFVNYTPLLVGGVLILLWIYWHASVKNWFTGPIKQVDETGEQLEGVS, via the coding sequence GTGCCAGAGGGCCATGAGCAATTGAATGAAGACGAGCAGCATCTCGCCAAGCTCGGCTACGTGCAGGAGTTGCAGCGGTCCTGGTCGGGCTTCTCCAACTTCGCCATCTCGTTCTCGATCATCTCGATCCTGGCGGGCTGCTTCACCTCGTTCGGCCTCGGCTGGAACAACGGCGGTCCCGCAGCGATCGCATGGGGCTGGCCGATCGTGTCGGCGTTCATCCTGATCATCGGCCTGTGCATGTCCGAACTGGTGTCGGCGTTCCCGACCTCCGGCGGAATCTATTGGTGGGCAAGCAAACTCGGTGGCGTCAAGGCCGGGTTCTACACGGGCTGGCTGAACCTGATCGGGCTGATCGCGATCCTGGCATCTGTGGCCTACGGCTGCGCGACGTTCCTGGATCTGACGCTCGGCACGTTCAGCGAGGGTTGGCTCGCCGGCTACAGCCTCACCCGGACGTTCATCATCTTCCTGATCATCCTGGCCATCTCGGCCACCATCAACATCTTCTCGTCGCACCTGTTGGCCGTCATCAACAACATCTCGGTGTGGTGGCACGTGGCTGGCGCCGCGGCCGTGATCCTCATCTTGTGGGCCGTCCCCGAGCAGCACGCCAGCTTCGGTGACGTGTTTGCCAAGACGATCAACAACACCGGAATCTTCGGCGGCGCCACATCCGGCTTCGGCTTCCTGCTGTTCGTACTGCCGATCTCGGCGATCCTGACGCAGTACACGATCACCGGCTACGACGCGTCCGCCCATCTTTCCGAGGAGACCAAGAGCGCGGCCAACGCGGCGGCGAGAGGCATTTGGCAGTCGATCTTCTACTCCGCGATCGGCGGCTGGATCCTGCTCTTGACCTTCCTTTTCGCGGTGCAGGATTCGGATGCGGTCTCCGCCAACGGCGGCGCGGTGGCGACCATCTTCAGCCAGGCCCTTACCTCGAAGTGGATGGCGACCGTGCTGTTCATCTCGACCGCCGGCCAGTTCTTCTGCACGGTCGCCTGCCAGACGAGCGCGTCTCGCATGCTGTTCGCCTTCAGCCGAGATCGGGCCGTGCCCGGCCACCAGCTGTGGTCGAAATTGACCACAAAGCGGGTGCCTGCCAACGGCGTGATGATCACAGCACTGATCGCCGCGATCATCACGGTGCCCGCGATCGTGGCGGTCAAGATTCCGATCAACGGCCAGGATGTACCATCGCCGGTCGCCTTTTTCGCGGTGGTCTCGATCGGCGTCGTCGGCCTATATCTATGCTTCGCCGTCCCGATCTACTACCGCTGGAAAGCGGGCGATTCGTTCCAGCAAGGCTCCTGGAACCTCGGCAACCATTGGAAGTGGATGTGTCCGGTCGCGGTGATCGAGATCATCGTCACATCCGTCGTCGCCATGTTTCCGACATCGCTCGGCGGTATGCCGTGGGATCCGAGCTTCGAGTTGAAGTTCGTCAACTACACCCCACTGCTGGTCGGCGGCGTGTTGATCCTGTTGTGGATCTACTGGCACGCGTCGGTGAAGAACTGGTTCACCGGGCCGATCAAGCAGGTCGACGAGACCGGCGAACAGTTGGAAGGCGTGTCCTAG
- the eat gene encoding ethanolamine permease, with amino-acid sequence MADYKRAVGSVTYRDAEHGYFERRKLRRHAAFWSLWALGVGAVISGDFYGWNVGLDAGGFGGLLIAGVIITVMYYGLCYSIAEMSPALPHTGGAYSFSRSAMGPWGGFVTGLAENMEYVITPAVVVSAMGFLSHDIVFELAGADGWWNSPVLWAAVFYIIFVGINIMGIEITMRFTVVITLLALGILGFFFLAVLFSGKFDFGLLTNIPPDDGGNSFLPRGIWGIFPALPFAIWFYLAIEELPLAAEESHDPRRDIPRATIWGLNTLVLFAVLTLFLNTGVGGGAASIGTSATPLFDGFKAVFGEGTGAAILATIGLIGLIASFFTIIYAYGRNTYSLSRAGYFPQVLSITHPKRHTPYVALIAGAVVGFLLVWLMYLLGQSQNALAGKIVGALLYMAVFGAVISYFMQCTAFIMLRRKLPNIERPYRSPWGVAGAAVAAFIALVALISLFFNSDYRPGVVGTLVYFVIGLLYFAVVGRHKLVLSPEEEFALSHGQYGVNLETEGYGAMSATQIAADNPKTPSA; translated from the coding sequence ATGGCGGATTACAAGCGGGCAGTCGGATCGGTCACCTATCGGGACGCAGAACACGGTTATTTCGAACGGCGCAAGTTGCGCCGGCACGCCGCGTTCTGGTCGCTGTGGGCGCTCGGTGTCGGCGCCGTCATATCCGGAGATTTCTACGGCTGGAACGTCGGTCTGGACGCCGGCGGATTCGGCGGTCTGCTGATTGCGGGCGTCATCATCACGGTCATGTACTACGGCCTGTGCTACAGCATCGCCGAGATGTCACCCGCACTGCCTCACACCGGTGGCGCCTATTCCTTCTCACGGTCCGCGATGGGCCCGTGGGGCGGATTCGTCACCGGCCTGGCCGAAAACATGGAATACGTGATCACGCCCGCTGTGGTCGTCAGTGCCATGGGATTCCTGTCCCACGACATCGTTTTTGAGCTGGCCGGAGCCGACGGATGGTGGAACAGCCCGGTGCTTTGGGCAGCGGTCTTCTACATCATCTTCGTCGGCATCAACATCATGGGCATCGAGATCACCATGCGGTTTACGGTGGTGATCACGTTGCTGGCGCTTGGAATCCTCGGGTTCTTCTTCCTCGCAGTGCTTTTCTCGGGCAAGTTCGACTTCGGCCTGCTGACCAACATCCCACCGGATGACGGCGGAAACAGCTTCCTGCCGAGGGGAATTTGGGGCATCTTCCCCGCCTTGCCGTTCGCGATCTGGTTCTACCTGGCGATCGAGGAACTGCCGCTGGCCGCGGAGGAGTCGCATGATCCCAGGCGCGACATTCCGCGTGCGACGATCTGGGGTCTCAACACGCTGGTGCTGTTCGCGGTGCTGACCCTGTTCCTGAACACGGGTGTCGGAGGTGGCGCAGCAAGTATCGGCACGTCGGCGACCCCGTTGTTCGACGGGTTCAAGGCGGTCTTCGGCGAGGGCACCGGGGCCGCGATTCTCGCCACGATCGGGTTGATCGGGTTGATCGCGAGCTTCTTCACGATCATCTACGCGTACGGGCGCAATACCTATTCGCTTTCGCGCGCAGGTTATTTCCCGCAGGTCCTGTCGATCACCCACCCGAAGCGGCATACGCCGTACGTCGCGCTGATCGCCGGTGCGGTCGTCGGTTTCCTGCTCGTGTGGTTGATGTACTTGCTCGGCCAGAGCCAGAACGCGCTCGCGGGAAAGATCGTCGGTGCGCTGCTGTACATGGCCGTCTTCGGTGCGGTGATCTCCTACTTCATGCAGTGCACAGCGTTCATCATGCTGCGCCGCAAGCTGCCGAACATCGAACGGCCCTACCGCAGTCCGTGGGGGGTCGCGGGCGCCGCCGTCGCCGCTTTCATTGCGCTCGTCGCGCTCATCTCCTTGTTCTTCAATTCGGACTACCGCCCCGGTGTGGTCGGGACACTGGTCTATTTCGTGATCGGTCTGCTCTATTTCGCGGTCGTGGGGCGGCACAAGCTGGTGCTCTCGCCTGAAGAGGAGTTCGCGCTTTCGCATGGGCAGTACGGCGTGAACCTGGAAACGGAGGGCTACGGCGCGATGTCCGCTACCCAGATCGCGGCCGACAACCCGAAGACTCCCTCAGCGTGA
- a CDS encoding iron-containing alcohol dehydrogenase yields the protein MITVPDPASLLSTLRADGHDGLPDVDVRIGSSVLDGAITDSAERFIGRDSLILSDGAPYRTTAGPVVERLAVRLGCRVIQLGAGTVRADEQTVEQAVAEVGEHRLLISVGSGTLTDIAKVTALRTGNHHVAIQTACSINGFIADRSVLVIAGAKRTVQSRWPDVLVADTNILASAPWQLNLAGVGDLSTVPNAVAEWRLAARLGHGPPYNAAVVEDILAANPVLPRLGRAARDAEPDGLTDLARLLAASGLSMGIVGSTAPASGTEHAVSHLMEMARSREGRPTAAHGMQVTVATRLAVRVWQLVDATIRSGDAKVQIPDEATSRDAVVRAFTEFDPQTAQECWTAYSAKRNWLLAHQSEVEAVISEWDAFARSLGLASPEQFDEISNASGLPTRAQDLGAGYDDDLLFWALRNSHLLRERISIVDLADLLGVWSDKTARSIVADASKATE from the coding sequence GTGATTACCGTCCCTGATCCGGCGTCGCTGCTGTCGACTCTGCGAGCCGACGGCCACGACGGGCTGCCCGATGTCGACGTCCGCATCGGCTCGTCGGTGCTGGACGGCGCAATTACCGACAGCGCCGAGAGGTTCATCGGAAGGGACTCCCTGATCCTCAGCGACGGCGCACCGTATCGCACGACGGCCGGGCCGGTGGTGGAGCGGCTCGCAGTCCGTCTCGGCTGCCGCGTGATCCAGCTGGGAGCGGGAACGGTCAGGGCCGACGAGCAAACCGTCGAACAGGCCGTCGCAGAAGTGGGGGAGCACCGGCTCCTGATCTCGGTCGGGTCCGGCACGCTCACCGACATCGCAAAGGTCACCGCCCTGCGCACCGGAAACCACCATGTGGCTATCCAAACAGCCTGCAGCATCAATGGTTTCATCGCCGATCGCAGCGTTCTCGTCATCGCGGGAGCGAAACGCACCGTGCAGTCGAGGTGGCCCGACGTGCTGGTTGCCGACACCAACATCCTTGCCTCGGCGCCGTGGCAGTTGAATCTTGCGGGGGTAGGCGACCTTTCGACGGTTCCCAACGCGGTCGCCGAGTGGCGACTGGCCGCCCGCCTCGGTCATGGGCCGCCGTACAACGCGGCCGTGGTCGAGGACATCCTCGCCGCCAACCCGGTGCTGCCCAGACTTGGCCGGGCGGCACGCGACGCGGAGCCCGACGGACTGACCGACCTGGCCCGGCTGTTGGCGGCCAGTGGATTGTCGATGGGGATCGTCGGGTCGACGGCGCCGGCTTCGGGCACCGAGCACGCGGTCTCGCACCTGATGGAGATGGCCCGGAGTCGCGAGGGCCGACCGACCGCGGCGCACGGCATGCAGGTCACGGTCGCGACCCGGCTGGCGGTGCGGGTCTGGCAACTCGTCGACGCGACGATCCGGTCGGGCGACGCCAAGGTGCAGATTCCCGACGAAGCGACGAGCCGCGACGCCGTCGTACGGGCATTCACCGAGTTCGACCCGCAGACCGCGCAAGAGTGCTGGACGGCGTACTCGGCAAAGCGAAACTGGCTGCTGGCGCACCAATCCGAGGTCGAGGCCGTGATCTCGGAGTGGGACGCGTTCGCGCGGTCGCTGGGACTCGCTTCACCGGAACAATTCGACGAGATCAGCAACGCGAGCGGCCTGCCTACCCGCGCACAAGACCTAGGTGCCGGCTACGACGACGACCTGTTGTTCTGGGCACTGCGAAATTCCCATCTACTACGAGAGCGCATTTCGATCGTGGACCTCGCCGACCTGCTCGGGGTGTGGTCAGACAAGACGGCGCGGTCGATCGTGGCCGACGCCTCGAAAGCAACGGAATAG
- a CDS encoding xylulokinase, whose amino-acid sequence MSLVLGVDVGSQSIKAVLVDEAGDVVSTGSATLSMTHQHDGWAEQDPQSYCAALRDAVRVATDGIDSSRVVAMGLGSQVDGVVACDANGESLRPAIIWLDKRATEQCGRLVAAVGEETLTERTGLVADASHSAPKMMWIRDHEPQVWQRTVTLAPVGSYLLHRLTGSHAQDAANASSTMVYDVTRGDFDRSLCLAADLDPSMFAPVRRSTDVVGTLLPGIAAEFGLPAECSVVVGTGDEHAASVGAGAIEAGVVVDVTGTAEPVTTVSAAPVRDPLGLVETHGHAVPGAWLIENPGFVSGGSTLWLAGVLGMPQAEVFPLACKAPPASEGVLFLPALSGATAPRWNDKMRGALLGLAMNHTPAHVARAVLEGCAFALRDIVDRLDALGLGRGEVRIVGGGARDNLWAAIKASVLGRPVRRVLTAEATAVGAAMVAGVGTGFFADFAEASVAVRLAPAAIDPQPEATKTYADAYRRYLAAFDAVESALGQPDSLARPT is encoded by the coding sequence GTGTCGCTGGTCCTGGGAGTCGATGTCGGCTCGCAGAGCATCAAAGCCGTCCTCGTCGACGAGGCTGGCGACGTCGTGTCCACCGGTTCGGCCACGCTGAGCATGACGCACCAGCATGACGGCTGGGCGGAGCAGGATCCCCAGAGTTATTGCGCCGCACTGCGAGACGCCGTCCGGGTGGCGACGGATGGCATCGATTCCTCGCGCGTGGTGGCAATGGGTCTCGGCAGCCAGGTGGACGGCGTCGTTGCCTGCGACGCGAATGGCGAGTCCTTGCGTCCGGCGATCATCTGGCTGGACAAGCGGGCGACGGAGCAGTGCGGCCGCCTGGTCGCGGCGGTCGGAGAGGAGACGCTGACCGAGCGGACGGGGCTGGTGGCCGACGCCTCGCACAGTGCTCCGAAAATGATGTGGATCCGCGACCACGAACCGCAGGTCTGGCAGCGCACGGTGACGCTGGCGCCCGTCGGCTCCTATCTGCTGCACCGCCTGACCGGCTCGCACGCCCAGGACGCCGCGAACGCGTCGTCCACCATGGTGTACGACGTCACCCGCGGGGACTTCGACCGATCGCTCTGTCTAGCAGCGGATCTGGATCCATCGATGTTCGCGCCGGTTCGGCGGTCCACGGACGTGGTCGGCACACTACTACCCGGCATCGCCGCGGAGTTCGGTCTGCCCGCGGAGTGCTCCGTAGTCGTCGGCACCGGCGACGAGCATGCCGCATCGGTGGGTGCAGGAGCGATCGAAGCCGGCGTGGTCGTCGACGTCACCGGGACGGCCGAACCCGTGACGACAGTGTCGGCGGCACCCGTGCGCGACCCGCTCGGCCTCGTCGAGACACACGGCCACGCGGTACCTGGCGCGTGGTTGATCGAGAATCCCGGATTCGTCAGCGGTGGTAGCACGCTCTGGCTCGCCGGGGTGCTGGGCATGCCGCAGGCCGAGGTGTTTCCGTTGGCGTGCAAGGCGCCGCCGGCCAGTGAAGGCGTGTTGTTCCTGCCTGCGCTGTCGGGGGCGACGGCACCGCGGTGGAACGACAAGATGCGCGGCGCGCTGCTGGGCCTGGCGATGAACCACACACCGGCCCACGTCGCCCGCGCAGTACTCGAAGGCTGCGCATTTGCGTTGCGCGACATCGTCGATCGCCTCGATGCGCTTGGCCTCGGTCGCGGAGAGGTGCGCATCGTCGGGGGCGGCGCCCGCGACAACCTGTGGGCGGCGATCAAGGCCAGCGTGCTTGGACGGCCAGTGCGGCGAGTGCTCACCGCGGAGGCGACCGCCGTTGGCGCCGCGATGGTCGCGGGCGTCGGTACCGGCTTCTTCGCCGATTTCGCCGAAGCGTCTGTTGCGGTTCGACTCGCTCCGGCCGCCATCGATCCTCAGCCCGAGGCCACCAAGACCTACGCCGACGCCTACCGCCGTTATCTCGCCGCGTTCGATGCCGTCGAATCGGCTCTGGGGCAGCCTGATTCATTGGCCCGGCCAACGTGA
- a CDS encoding GntR family transcriptional regulator, translating to MSGRTLLADRLRDELLEEISSSRLQPGTKLPSEGELAKRFKVSRATVREAVRGLVEAGYVSRRRGSGSYITERRRMPHGLDATLSYLAMIETAGARAGMRILQAAFEPCEPDDAALQLESGDTVLAVERVRTANDQPVIYSLDRIPARLLRTDLDLKHLDPSLFALLSSCGHAADHATATLRAVASTSQTAKVLGVRRGRPLLYIEEVDYGRDGTPVMLSREWHVSEAFDVRINRKANTLRAVSASTTA from the coding sequence GTGTCCGGCCGTACTTTGCTCGCCGACCGGCTGCGTGACGAGTTGCTGGAGGAGATCTCCAGTTCGCGGTTGCAGCCCGGGACCAAGTTGCCGAGCGAGGGAGAACTAGCCAAGCGCTTCAAGGTATCTCGCGCGACGGTGCGAGAAGCGGTGCGCGGGCTGGTCGAGGCCGGATATGTCAGTCGTCGTCGCGGATCGGGGAGCTACATCACCGAGCGGCGGCGCATGCCACACGGACTCGATGCGACGCTGAGCTACCTCGCGATGATCGAGACGGCGGGGGCCCGCGCTGGCATGCGCATCCTGCAAGCAGCCTTCGAGCCGTGCGAACCAGACGACGCTGCACTGCAACTCGAGTCGGGCGACACCGTGCTGGCGGTCGAGCGGGTGCGCACGGCCAACGATCAACCGGTGATCTACTCGCTTGACCGCATCCCCGCTCGGCTGCTGCGTACCGACCTCGATCTCAAGCACCTGGATCCGTCGCTGTTCGCGCTGCTGAGTTCCTGCGGGCACGCGGCGGACCACGCCACCGCGACGCTGCGGGCGGTCGCCAGCACCAGCCAGACCGCGAAGGTGCTTGGCGTGCGGAGGGGCAGGCCGCTGCTGTACATCGAGGAAGTCGACTATGGGCGCGACGGCACCCCGGTGATGCTGTCGCGCGAGTGGCATGTGTCCGAAGCCTTCGATGTCCGAATCAATCGGAAGGCCAATACGCTGCGCGCCGTCTCGGCGTCGACGACCGCATAA
- a CDS encoding gamma-glutamyl-gamma-aminobutyrate hydrolase family protein, protein MSGSRPVIGLTTYLQQAQTGVWDVRASFLPAIYIDGVNMAGGIAGLLPPQPVDAEIASRILDGLDGLILTGGRDVVPEGYGQQPHPATDEAVADNRQRDALEYALVREAILRGIPLLGICRGAQVINVALGGTLHQHLPDVVGHAHHQQGNAVFSTSAVRTVPGTRLASLIGESSDAQCYHHQAIDKLGDGLIVSAQDSDGVIEAVEIPGENFVLAVQWHPEERLDDLRLFAAVVQAAAVYAKETPGGRSEATRGKVGA, encoded by the coding sequence TTGAGCGGCTCTAGACCGGTTATCGGACTCACCACGTATCTGCAGCAGGCACAGACCGGGGTGTGGGACGTGCGGGCCAGCTTTCTGCCCGCCATCTACATCGACGGGGTGAACATGGCTGGCGGCATCGCCGGGTTGCTTCCGCCGCAGCCGGTGGACGCCGAGATCGCCTCGCGGATTCTTGACGGCCTGGACGGGCTGATCCTCACCGGGGGTCGCGACGTGGTACCGGAAGGCTATGGGCAGCAACCACATCCAGCCACGGATGAAGCGGTCGCCGACAACCGCCAGCGCGACGCGCTCGAGTACGCGTTGGTGCGCGAGGCGATCCTGCGGGGCATACCGCTGTTGGGCATCTGCCGCGGGGCACAGGTGATCAACGTCGCGCTGGGCGGGACGCTGCACCAGCATCTGCCCGATGTCGTCGGCCACGCGCACCACCAGCAAGGCAATGCGGTGTTCTCCACATCCGCGGTGCGTACCGTGCCGGGAACGCGGCTGGCCTCGTTGATCGGCGAGTCGTCGGACGCGCAGTGCTATCACCACCAGGCCATTGACAAGCTGGGCGACGGCCTGATCGTGTCCGCTCAGGACTCCGATGGGGTCATCGAGGCCGTCGAAATCCCCGGGGAGAACTTCGTTTTGGCGGTCCAATGGCATCCCGAGGAACGCTTGGATGATCTGCGGCTGTTCGCCGCGGTGGTGCAGGCTGCGGCCGTGTACGCGAAGGAAACCCCTGGGGGCAGGAGCGAAGCGACTCGGGGGAAGGTAGGAGCGTGA
- a CDS encoding 1-(5-phosphoribosyl)-5-((5-phosphoribosylamino)methylideneamino)imidazole-4-carboxamide isomerase — protein sequence MSEFVFMLTHGDRTIEHATEVVPELADTGLRYIGFKDVGADASRQRELTSLAHEAGFEVMLEVVSTSKEDELASLNAAAAAGVDWVLGGTHASAAAGLLPDEVRYCPFPGTVVDHPSVLLGSIDEIASDAERLTGLAHVSGLDLLAYRHPTADHEALIREVVRRSSGPVIVAGSIATIDRVRAVSDAGAWGFTIGSAIFDGLLPGAPSVADQVRGVLAATTAGAAREGRT from the coding sequence GTGTCTGAATTCGTGTTCATGCTCACCCACGGGGACCGAACCATCGAACACGCCACCGAGGTCGTGCCGGAGCTGGCCGACACCGGGCTGCGCTACATCGGGTTCAAGGACGTCGGCGCGGATGCCTCACGGCAGCGGGAGCTGACATCGCTGGCCCACGAAGCGGGCTTCGAGGTGATGTTGGAGGTGGTGTCGACCAGCAAGGAGGACGAACTTGCGTCGCTAAACGCAGCGGCCGCGGCGGGAGTGGACTGGGTACTCGGCGGCACCCACGCCTCAGCCGCCGCGGGCCTGTTGCCGGATGAGGTGCGCTACTGCCCATTCCCGGGCACGGTTGTCGATCATCCGAGTGTGCTGCTCGGCAGCATCGACGAAATCGCAAGCGACGCTGAAAGACTCACCGGACTAGCCCACGTCAGCGGACTCGACCTGCTGGCGTATCGCCATCCGACCGCCGATCACGAGGCACTTATCCGTGAAGTGGTGCGCCGCTCGAGCGGCCCGGTGATCGTCGCGGGATCGATCGCGACCATCGACCGGGTGCGCGCGGTCAGCGATGCGGGGGCGTGGGGTTTCACCATCGGCAGCGCCATCTTCGACGGCCTGTTGCCCGGTGCACCGTCCGTCGCAGACCAGGTTCGCGGCGTGCTGGCGGCGACGACCGCCGGTGCGGCCCGCGAGGGCCGGACGTAG
- a CDS encoding glutamine synthetase family protein — MTGMLSQSELESLVAAGDIDTVIVAFCDMQGRLTGKRVSARLFVEDVAAHGAECCNYLLAVDVDMNTVDGYAISSWETGYGDMVMTPDFATLRLLPWLPGTAMVMADLSWTDGTPVTQAPRSILNRQIDRLAERGLVPYVGTELEFMVFDDGFRQAWAKGYRGLTPATDYNVDYAMLASTRMEPLLRDIRLAMDGAGMYCEGVKGECNYGQQEIAFRYDHARVTCDNHTIYKNGAKEIADQHGKSLTFMAKFDEREGNSCHIHISLRGDDGAAVFADKDDELGMSPMFRSFIAGQLATMRELTLLYAPNINSYKRFVEGSFAPTAIAWGLDNRTCALRVVGHGHGMRMENRAPGGDVNQYLAVSALIAGGLYGIERELDLPEALEGNAYTSGAERLPTTLAEAAALFGKSEVAREAFGDDVVEHYLNNARIELNAFNGAVTDWERVRGFERL, encoded by the coding sequence ATGACTGGCATGTTGTCGCAATCCGAGCTCGAGTCGCTGGTGGCCGCAGGCGACATCGACACCGTCATAGTCGCGTTCTGTGACATGCAGGGCCGGTTGACCGGCAAACGGGTTTCGGCCCGCCTGTTCGTCGAGGACGTCGCCGCCCACGGCGCTGAGTGTTGCAACTATCTGCTCGCAGTCGACGTCGACATGAACACGGTTGACGGCTACGCCATCTCCAGCTGGGAGACCGGCTACGGCGACATGGTGATGACGCCCGATTTCGCCACGCTGCGGCTGCTGCCGTGGCTGCCCGGCACCGCGATGGTGATGGCCGACTTGTCGTGGACCGACGGCACCCCTGTCACCCAGGCGCCGCGCAGCATCCTCAATCGCCAGATCGACCGGCTCGCCGAGCGCGGTCTGGTGCCCTACGTGGGCACCGAGCTGGAGTTCATGGTGTTCGACGACGGTTTCCGTCAGGCGTGGGCGAAGGGCTACCGAGGACTGACCCCGGCCACCGATTACAACGTCGACTACGCGATGCTGGCGTCCACCCGGATGGAGCCGCTGCTGCGCGACATCCGGCTGGCGATGGACGGCGCGGGCATGTACTGCGAAGGCGTCAAGGGTGAATGCAATTACGGCCAGCAGGAGATCGCATTCCGCTACGACCATGCGCGCGTTACATGCGACAACCACACGATCTACAAGAACGGCGCCAAGGAGATCGCCGACCAGCACGGCAAGAGCCTGACGTTCATGGCCAAGTTCGACGAGCGCGAAGGCAACAGCTGCCACATCCACATCTCGCTTCGCGGTGACGACGGCGCGGCGGTGTTCGCCGATAAAGATGACGAGCTAGGTATGTCGCCGATGTTCCGCAGCTTCATCGCAGGGCAGCTCGCGACAATGCGCGAGCTGACATTGTTGTACGCGCCGAACATCAACTCCTACAAGCGATTCGTGGAGGGCAGCTTCGCGCCGACCGCGATCGCGTGGGGTCTGGACAACCGGACCTGCGCGCTGCGCGTTGTTGGCCACGGGCACGGCATGCGGATGGAGAACAGGGCCCCCGGTGGCGACGTCAATCAGTACCTCGCCGTATCCGCTTTGATCGCGGGCGGACTCTATGGCATCGAACGAGAGCTCGACTTGCCGGAAGCGTTGGAGGGCAACGCCTATACGTCCGGGGCGGAACGGTTGCCCACCACGTTGGCCGAGGCCGCTGCGCTGTTCGGCAAGTCCGAGGTGGCCCGCGAGGCATTCGGCGACGACGTCGTGGAGCACTACCTGAACAACGCACGGATCGAACTGAACGCGTTCAACGGTGCGGTGACGGATTGGGAAAGGGTGCGAGGTTTTGAGCGGCTCTAG